The following is a genomic window from Strongyloides ratti genome assembly S_ratti_ED321, chromosome : 1.
TTGAATATCCTGTAGAAAGGAAATTTTGATTTGTTCCTTCATTTATAATAGCTGCTAATCCATTTTGTCCCGCTGATTGTGGACCATCTACTGGATGGAAAAGATTAATTATTGTTGTATCTAACATAGTAATTGAAGTAAATGTATTAAATGTTGGTAATGTTAaccaaatattattattaccaGGAGATCCTGATAAAGCAACATTTATGTAATTTGGATTTATTGAAAACTTAATTAATGTACTAGCTACAAAAGTTGATATAACGGAATCAAATGATGAACTTGGTAATGCTGTTGATgtatcaataataaaaaatatattagctttatcatttttaaagtttgtTGATGGAATTGGTGTAGATTGAggtgaattatttttagttgtTAATTGTGGAGATTTTGATGATGATTGTGATGGTGGTAGTGTTTGTATAGATTTTGGAGTTGTTCCTCCAGAAGGAATTGATTGTGTTGGACCTGGTGGTTCAATTGTTGGTATACCATTTTGAAGACATACTGTATATCCTTCTCTTACTAATGGGAATCCAAACATATCAACaccaaaatatttaataatcattTCACCTTCTGTACATTTAAATGGATCAGAATATAAGTTATGTGTACAATGTTCTCTTAAatagaattttaaatattggaATTCACCAGTAtatgtattataaatttcaGCATATGTAATTTTAGCAAATTCACCTACAACTTTTCCAACAATCATATTATAAGTACCAGTTGGTGTTGAAGTAGTATTGTCAAGATGTCTTCCAATATTATTATCCATTGATGGTGTTGGTACATAACCTAAATATAATTCTGAAGCACCTGAACTTCTTACTTGTACATAACATGAACCACTACCTTGGAATGAAAGTGTATAAATACCAAGTTCTTGAACATTTGGATATTGATAAAGATAAAGTCTTGGATTTGGTATAGATGATGAATCTTTATATGCAGTAACAAGTTTTTCAATACTTCCTGATGGAGAAATAATTGAAACTGATGGATAATTTGAATACATTGTTACAAAGATATCTGTTGTAAATGAATCAACTAAAAGATAATGAACATTTGATGAGTTACATGATGTACTCATAACACTTGGATTAGTAAGAACATTTCCTTTATAAAGAGATGGAATATAAGAAGCTAAAAAGTTTCCAAGAGTACCAGCTGATGTTGCAATTAAATTACCACTTGAAATGAGGGCATATGCTTGAATTCTAACTGCAAGTGGGTCACTGTAACTTATATTACATCCAGAATCTGATGTAATTGcatgataatataattgtGGTTGATGTTGTGATAGAAGTGTAGCAAATTGAgattcattaataatatctGATGGAAGTGATCTAGCTACTGTATAAACAATTGACTGTGCAGCATTAACTTGTTGAAGACCTTTAATCATAGCATTAAATAATGGTAAACTACATGATGTTGTAAGATCATTTGGTGTTACAGTTATAAGATATGTTTGGAAATCAtgaacattattaaaaacttgTACAGTTGGCTTATTTGTAGAATCAGCTAAAACAATAACATAATTACTAAACCATGAAGAATTAACAGATTTAAGAATTGATGAAAGATTAGCTTGTAATTGTTTAATAGatttaatattgaaatttGTATTTTCTAAAACTAAAACAAATGATTTTCCATTGGAAGATATTGAATCTGGAGATTTTGTAATACAATTATCATATTCACAAGCTGAACCACTGAAACCAACTGGACATTTACatgtttttttatcataagaAAGTGTTCCATTATTAACACAAATTGGTTCATCACAATATTTTCCTCTCCAATATTCATTACATACACATTTTCCATCATAAATAATACCTCCATGATTACAACTTTCAATGGCATTAACACAATGAGCAGATTTCATTCTTTGGAATGTATAACCAAATTCATCAATACCAGTTGTAAGAGCAGTAAAAGCATTATTAGCTGATTTTGAATTTGGACATACAAATGGTTGTGAAGACCATTGATATGTACATTCAAAACGTTGTTGGAAGGTAGCAGCAGAATACATAACACCATTGTATAAATCATACAATTGAGTATTATATAAGAATGTTTCTCTTAAGAAATCAGCCATACCACGAAGATGTACCATCATCATATTTTGTGATGTTCCAGAAAGTGGATTTGGTTCTGGATAGTCATCATGAAGATATTGTGAATAACCAACAAACATTTGAATTTTAGATTGTGATCTAATTTGAATTGTTGTTTttcctttatttttaatattaacaatcCATTTACCTGGTACAAGAGCTCTTTCTTCATTTGGTTTTGGATCATATCCATCAACATATTTATGTGCTTGgcaaataaaagtttttaaggTAGAACAATCATCAAGATTCCATGTACCAGACATGTAAACACATCTTTTATTTCGATCACTAAgactaatatttttagccCAATTTGTATAATCAGTACTATCTAGTGTCTGTGGTTCCATTACACCACGATCCCATGCATATGTTCCAACATATGCACGATCATTAAGACCTATCCAAATTTGATTATTACCATTAATatgatttaaatattctgTTTTTATTGGGAACATATCATCAACAATGAAACCACCCTGTTTTTGACAATAACTTTGAGCATCAGTCCAACTTAATTTTGTATCAACTcttaaaatacaatattgTGAACCAAGTTCATCATATCCTATTGGACAAGCTCTTCTTAATTCAGTAATTTCCCAACCAGTTACAGTGTCTTCAACAAGTTTAgttaaatttgatatttgTGTTGTATTAGGCATTGTTACTGTAGTTTGAATACCATTAGGAGTACCTTTAACATAAATTTGAGCATTTTGTGTATGAGCATCAAGTGGGAAATAAACACTACATCCATTTGTACAATCATTCATTGTTTTTTGGTAAATAACACCAGAACTATAGAATGTtggaataatttttataatattttggaAATCAACAGATGAAATATCATAAAGCATACCTTCAGTAATTTCACAAACTTCTTTAGTAATTAAGAAAGTATTTGAGTTTCCATTACATGAATATGTATTTAATGTATTTGATGAAATAAAAGCATTTAACATAATTTGTTTACTTTGTAATCTTTCAGAAGCCATAGAAGGTGGTAAATATGATTCTTCATTAGAAGGAGTAGATTGGAAATTCCAAATATATCCATAATTGTCAGAAATCATTGCAGCCATAGATAATGCTTCCCAAAATTGAACTGGATCACATGATTTAGGTgctgaaaaagaaatattttgtgCCATATTAAATCCTCTAGAAATTCCTTCAAGAGAATCTCTTTGTCCAATTCCAAGAACTTGATATCCAGTACTATCATAACCAATTACtgtaaatgtttttatcCAATCTCTTCCAGATGATACAATATCTCTAAGAATTGTAGTCATATAAacattaattctttttaatacatcataattattatttgaaatatcaAGAAGGAATACCATTGatttatctttatcattaaaatcattttcttCATTAGAATTTATACAAGTAGTATATTCACAAAA
Proteins encoded in this region:
- a CDS encoding Epidermal growth factor-like domain and C-type lectin domain and von Willebrand factor, type A domain and MD domain and C-type lectin-like domain and C-type lectin fold domain-containing protein, producing the protein MRVLLSTLLVLLVTTNFCYAKFPKIYSTDSEDVANLKKFHHTWSMDKDIIYNHDMIKTFPFSNTSKDDTSHAKSFYTNGCTTPGYTGQNCEFPICEKHGNPDFSHQVENVMIDFAYYKTCNVSMPIYIDYHMFEFNVEIQTPGSQHPIVFLYDSNGTQIVPNNVDTTDPSRSIFSFDYQLAGTYQLVPLSDLPSDGCYVHVSGVSEMDIHVGFLPYTANDQTPERNDFPEQKVYKNSLNLVVAHPHGLISPGSVKAITLYQQYNIMTRPQLMNLRYGCAYEYYFNGLWCTDTGYYYAKVSGYDFYGFSFTRVVTFKCEINPNPPVTTTKAPPVPVTACQNNGTLINTGTTLSCYCNGLFTGPDCSTPICLNSGVPTVDGNCMCMEGYTGNQCQDVRCKDDTGFNFPKDHPTPIFIIRARSSLSSVVKQINSQLRQLVVDFSDDLIWFQNFGLVIFNNNGTTFDNQYYSSIEDMQAALLNLALTSSNDNSGGCFDTTFSALTQAFNSFVIGNRSPVYVFTDALPSDREYADDVLMLNSFYLAPIYIFQLEPSPDSGCQKYDYMSQEWNALVKITERFSGNIFFVGSNQYGSIGDFIYQHMFNIYYRGDLMYQDDPMECDYLYKYNTIAIDTSFQKIVIVATGDDLLLTLTNPEGIAVTPSITTFINSTTMWSFYGLESGQWQFNILSSAFGKPCSVRVYSGIGPEFHHKIPSRALYWGFTNELTNDAPIRQPIVGLSNSLVLHVDGAKTAERHRLSAEIVIYEKHKEGKILSYAGNGLWRDDCKFEIYFPPFTCYHPDETLYFTVFMRDDNDFMIQRSGAMYCASFHPTQLPPGTCQNGGFMVNGTCVCQPQYTGNYCEKINCFNGGTPKRDFCECIAGFSGQFCEYTTCINSNEENDFNDKDKSMVFLLDISNNNYDVLKRINVYMTTILRDIVSSGRDWIKTFTVIGYDSTGYQVLGIGQRDSLEGISRGFNMAQNISFSAPKSCDPVQFWEALSMAAMISDNYGYIWNFQSTPSNEESYLPPSMASERLQSKQIMLNAFISSNTLNTYSCNGNSNTFLITKEVCEITEGMLYDISSVDFQNIIKIIPTFYSSGVIYQKTMNDCTNGCSVYFPLDAHTQNAQIYVKGTPNGIQTTVTMPNTTQISNLTKLVEDTVTGWEITELRRACPIGYDELGSQYCILRVDTKLSWTDAQSYCQKQGGFIVDDMFPIKTEYLNHINGNNQIWIGLNDRAYVGTYAWDRGVMEPQTLDSTDYTNWAKNISLSDRNKRCVYMSGTWNLDDCSTLKTFICQAHKYVDGYDPKPNEERALVPGKWIVNIKNKGKTTIQIRSQSKIQMFVGYSQYLHDDYPEPNPLSGTSQNMMMVHLRGMADFLRETFLYNTQLYDLYNGVMYSAATFQQRFECTYQWSSQPFVCPNSKSANNAFTALTTGIDEFGYTFQRMKSAHCVNAIESCNHGGIIYDGKCVCNEYWRGKYCDEPICVNNGTLSYDKKTCKCPVGFSGSACEYDNCITKSPDSISSNGKSFVLVLENTNFNIKSIKQLQANLSSILKSVNSSWFSNYVIVLADSTNKPTVQVFNNVHDFQTYLITVTPNDLTTSCSLPLFNAMIKGLQQVNAAQSIVYTVARSLPSDIINESQFATLLSQHQPQLYYHAITSDSGCNISYSDPLAVRIQAYALISSGNLIATSAGTLGNFLASYIPSLYKGNVLTNPSVMSTSCNSSNVHYLLVDSFTTDIFVTMYSNYPSVSIISPSGSIEKLVTAYKDSSSIPNPRLYLYQYPNVQELGIYTLSFQGSGSCYVQVRSSGASELYLGYVPTPSMDNNIGRHLDNTTSTPTGTYNMIVGKVVGEFAKITYAEIYNTYTGEFQYLKFYLREHCTHNLYSDPFKCTEGEMIIKYFGVDMFGFPLVREGYTVCLQNGIPTIEPPGPTQSIPSGGTTPKSIQTLPPSQSSSKSPQLTTKNNSPQSTPIPSTNFKNDKANIFFIIDTSTALPSSSFDSVISTFVASTLIKFSINPNYINVALSGSPGNNNIWLTLPTFNTFTSITMLDTTIINLFHPVDGPQSAGQNGLAAIINEGTNQNFLSTGYSNSQIPHLIFYITTSSTPNQDAVTAAANVRTSKYFQFISISYGGQQSNYNTLKSMSDCTYTPTNFGDLNNLANTISSNIHSAYNNGGIYMC